CGCTCGGTGACGGGGTACATCTTGTCCCAGGCTTCGAAAAGCTTGCGGTCCTGTTTGGAAATGTTGATGTTGTAGGTCTTTTCCATGTAGAAATGCACGCGGGCAATCAGGCCTCGGACTTCTTTGCGGGGTTGGACCTTCTTTTCCTTGAAATCGACGATGGTTTCGCACTCGCCGTACATGGGGGCTGGGTTGTTCGTCCACTGGCTGAACATGAAGTTGTTGCGGTCTCCGTTCACTTCGCCGATGGCGGGGTAGAGGTTGTGGAGGTCGCCTTCCATAATTTTGAAAGCGGAGTCGTTGGCACTGCAGTTCTTGCGGCCGCCGTCACGCCAGCAGGGGAGGTGCTTACCCATGTTGTGGGCGGTCACGATGTGTTCCCACTCGATGCGCTTGGTGCGTTCAAGGCTTTTGCGATTCGGGTTTTCGCGCGGCTTGTAGTTGCAGGTGCTAAAGTCCACGTGCTTTTTGTCGAGATAGCGGCAACCGCAGTAGATTGTCTCTTGGAGTTCACCGTAGTAGATGCGCCTCATTTGCTTGCCCGCATCGCGGTAGTTGTAGTGACGGGGGGCGGCCTCGGGATCGACTTTCGCAAACGAAAATGCTGCGAAAACGCAAAGAATCAAAGCGACAGCGCTTGCTGAAACTTTCATATAAACAAAACCTCTTGTTGTGTGTGATAGAAATGTAATCATTTTGGTCATTGGTCAATGGTTTGTAGTTTTTGTAATTAGTCTATGTATGCTAAAATCGCTAATGACTAAAGACTAGTGACTAGTAACTAACGACTAATAACTAATGACGAACCTCTAACTTTCTATATTATTGACCATGATTCAGAACGGATTGGAATATTTGAATTCCCGCCTCATATTCGGGATGATGCCGGGTCTTGCTTCTACCCGTAAACTTTGCGAAGCTCTCGGAAATCCTCAAAAAAAGTTTAAGACGATTCATGTTGTTGGCACGAACGGCAAGGGCTCGACGAGCTATTACTTGTCGGGTGTTTTGCAGGCGCACGGCCTCAAGACGGGGCTTTATACAAGCCCGCACTTGGTGAGTATGCGCGAACGCATCCGCGTGAACGATTTGCCGATTGATGATGAATCGCTAGACCGTTTGATTATGCAGGTCAAGGCGGCAGCCGAAGAAACGCAAGTGGAACCGACGTTCTTTGAAGTTTTGACGATTGTCGCATTCCTCTATTACGCTGAACAGAACATCGATGTGGCGGTCTTGGAAGCGGGTATGGGCGGTCGCTTGGATAGCACTGCCGTTGCCGATGGTGAACTGATTGTACTCACGAGCATTGGACTGGAACACACGGAAGTTCTCGGTAGCACGGAATCGGCAATCCTCAAGGAAAAAATGGGGGTGGCGGGTTCTGCACAAAGTATTCTTTCGAATGGCCGTAGCAAGACTTTTGTTTTGGGAGGCTTGAACGACGATTTGATTGCTGAAGCCAAAGTTTTTGCGGCGTCGCATGGTTGCTCTTGTGTCGTCCCTGAAATCCGTAATGATATTGAACTTCCAAATTTAGGACAACATTATATCGAGAACGCAAGCCTTTCTCTTAAGGCGGCGGAATTGTTCTTGAATAAGTTTGATGACGCTCTTGCGCTCAAGACTCTTACGACTCGCTCCTGGGCGGGCCGTATGCAAAAGCTGATTGATGCAAATGGTGTGACGAAGTTTATTCTAGATGGCGCTCACAATTCCCACGCGGTTCGTCGCCTGGTCGAGACTCTTGACAAGTATTACCCGAATCAGAAGTTCCATTGCGTATTTGGGGCGCTCCGCGACAAGGATGTGGGCGAGATGCTCAAGCTCATGGCTCCGCATGTGAGCGCTTGGCATATCACGCGTACGCCGTATCCGCGATTCCGCGAGCTCATTGATTTGCAGAGCGAGCTTGAAAAGCTTGGACTGAATGTCGCAAGTGCGGGCGAGTTTTCCCGCGAGTATCTCAATGAAGTTTGTGCAAACGTCACGGATGGTTCGCCTGTGCTCATTACGGGGAGCCTCTATATGATTGGGGCGACTGTGCAGGCGCTCAAGGACGATTTTGACGGGCTCGCGTTCTTCCGTGGGATGGAACCTACGACAAACGAACACCGTTAATTGGCGCGTACTAATGGGCGCGTAGCGCGATTAAAAAAAAGACATTGGCTTAGCCAATGTCTTTTTGCTTGAAATTTAAGTAGGATTATTAGTCCATTTCATCAAGTTCAGCGTATGCCTTTTCAGCAGCGGCGCGAATCTTTTCAGCTTCTTCCTTCTTTTCCTGCTGTTCGAGCATCTTGATGTATTCGGAGACGAGGTCAGAATCGAGCGTCATCACGCCGTAGACCTTGAACTTGCCATCAGCAGTGGTTTCGACCTTGACGTCGTTGAGCGTTGCACCGTTGAGGCGCTGGTCCACTGCGGTCTTGGACGTGCTCTGGAAGTGTTCGGCAATTTCATCGCTAACTTCTTCCTTGAAGTTCTTGATAAGAGCCTTGGTCTGAGCGTCGATAGACTTGGCGAGGTCTACGCGAGCGTTCTGATCGGCCTTTTCGTAAGCGAGCTGTTCGTTAGCAGATTCGCCAATACCGATACCTGCCGGAATGTGCTGCTTGAGGTAGTTCTTCTTTTGCATCTGCATTTCGACGAGAAGGCTTGCAGACTTTTCTTGCGGAGTCTGCGGCGGATTGCTGGAGCAACCTGCGAAAAGAGCTGCAAGAGCTAAGCATGCGATGAGTTTTTTCATTTTTTTCTCCTTGGAATTAAAATCCAGATATATTGTTTTGTGATTTTAATATACAAAAAATATCATGCAAAGAAGTAGTTTTGCAGCATTTGTCAAAAAAAGTGTTGTTAAACGCATGGAATGCCACTTTCTATAGTGCTTTTTTGTATTATAATATAGTACGTATAATTTTGTAAAATTTTTTTGGAGGTTGTCTTGAACAATACAGTACCTGTCCTGCAAATGATTACGCAGTCCGATATTGTGACCATGATTATTCTCGGGATTCTCGCTTTTATGTCGCTGGGTTCCTGGGGCATCATCATCGTGAAATTCTTTAAGCATAAATCAAATTTGCGTGCCAATGCCAAGTTCTTTAAGGAATTTTGCAAGCTCAAGCATTTCTCTGAACTCCAAAAACTTTGCACGGTTTCGAACGATAGTGCGCTCCGCCTGTTGAGCGTCGAAGTCTTGAACGAAGTCTCCAAGTTCAAGGGTAAAGTAACTTACGAATCCATTCAGCACCGCTCCTCCCTGCTTGAAGACGCTATCCAGCGTTCAATTGAAGGCATCCGCATGGGTGAGGACCGCTATTTGACTTTCCTTGCCACGAGTTCTAACTTGGCTCCGTTCTTTGGCTTGCTTGGTACGGTTTGGGGCATCATGATTGCGTTCTTCCAGATTGGTCATCATGGCTCTGCGGATTTGACGGTTGTCGCTCCGGGTATTGCCATGGCTCTTATCACTACGGTGGCGGGCCTTTTGGTGGCTATCCCTGCCTCTGCCGGGTACAATTACTTTACCTCGAAGAATGGTTCTAACGAAACATCGTATTACAACTTTGGATCGCAAGTTTTGAGCTTGTTCAAGAGAGGTGACATGCTCGCTGTTGAAGGAGTTGCCGAGGAGGAAGCGTGAAACGCAGCCGCCGTAAGGACTTAAAGCAGGAACTCAACCTCACGAACATGATTGACATCGTGTTCGCCATCTTGATTGTGTTTATTTTGTGCGCACCGTTGATGAGCCAAGGCGTGAAGGTCAACCTCCCGCAGGTCAAGGCTCCGACGATGGAACAGCAGAAACTTTTGAAAGTTTCCATCACCAAGAATCTCGAAATTTTCATCGCCGATATGCAGGTGGACATGGAAAGCTTCGAGAGTATTTTCAAGTCGCTGTGGAACGGCGAAATGGCTGTGGTCATCAATTCGGACGAAGCTGTAAGTTACGGCTTTGTGATGAAGGTCGTGACGCAGGTGCAAAAGCTCGGTGTAACGAAGCTTGGTTTCTTGACAATGACTCCAAAAGATGAACTGGTAAATGAAAAGAAATAGGGACCATATCCAATATTTCGAGACGGAAAACGATGGATCTTTGTTCAAGATCATCGTGTGTGCTATCGTGTTTCATTTGGCGGTTGTCGGGACTTTGATCGCTCTCAACAACATTGATTTGAGCAAGCCTGCCGAAGAAATTCCCGTGTTCGAGATGGTGCAAGTCGATGAACCGATGAAAGCTCCTGCGGCTAAGACCGCTTTGCCGGAGCCTGAACCGCAGCAAGCGCCGAAGGTGGAACCTCCGCCTCCGCAACCGCCCGAGCCTGTGCCTGAAACGACTCCGGAACCGGAACCCGCTCCAGAGCCGACTCCTGTGAAAACGCTAGAGCCGGAAGCTCCGCAAGTTCCCGAAGAGCCCGCTCCCGAAGTGAAGCCGGAAGAAAAGGTCGAAAAACCGAAGCCCGTTGAGAAGCCTGTTGAAAAGCCGGTAGAAAAAGTCGCAAAGAAAACGGTTGAAAAGAAAAAGGTCGAGAAGAAGCCTGCGAAAAAGCCGAAGGACGACGACTTTGATATCGATGACTTGAATTTGCAGAAGTCGTTTGAAATGCCGAGCCTCAAGGCGGTAAATCCGATTGATATGGACCCGCTGATGCAGGTTTTCTTGGAACGCGCAAAGGCGAAAATCATGAGCAATTTCAACCCGCCAAACGGACTAACGATTGATCGTGATGCAAAGACGACGGTGCAGTTTACAGTTGAACGCTCGGGTGCGATAACTAGTGTGTTCCTCAAGCGTTCTTCGTCGAATAGTGCATGGGACCATTTGTCGATGCGAGCGGTGAAGATTTCGAAGTTGCCGGAACTCCCGCCGACGTACAAGGGATCAAGTCTTGTGTTACAGTTTAACTTTACGCCGAATTAGAAAATAACTATGAATAAAATAAAATTGCTTTTTGTGTTTGTTGCGATGGCGCTTGCGGCGCCTGCTTTTGCGGCGATTGATACGATTGCTGTGGATGTGGGTATTTCGGTATTCCAGACGATGCCGATTGGTGTTGTGCCTTTTGAAGAAGAAGGGACTATCAAGTGGGCAAACGAAGCTCCGCACTTGATTTTGACGCGCGATGCCAATCTCTCCGGACGTTTTGAAGCCGTGAATTCGGACAAATTTGACTTGGTGCTTTTTAGCAAGAAGCGCGCTCGCCAGTATGTGACCGGTACAGCGACCAAGCTTTCGAACGGGAAAATCAAGCTCGATTGCTATCTGTATGCCGCTGAAACGAAGGACGTGTTGCTCGGTGAAAGCTATACCGTGAAGCCTTATGACGTGCGTCAGGCGGTGCATTCGTTCTTTGACAAGGTCGTTTATCGCTTGTTCGGGGAACGCGGTGTTGCATCGACAAAGCTTGCTTATGTCTCGAAAATTGATGGCGTGAAGCAGGTCGTGATTTCGGATTACGATGGTTTTTCTCGTCGCCAGATTACGCGCGATTCTTCGATTAATATGATGCCGGTTTGGCAGAAGGGCAACAAGGGCCTTGTGTATGTGAACTTCCGCAAGCAACGTCCGAACCTTTATGCCATCACGTTTGGCGGCAAGGAAACGCCGCTCTTTACGCAGTTCAAGCAGACGTTTAGCCCGGCTGTAAACCCGAAGACCGGAGAACTCCTTTTCTCGGTGACGGAAGGCGCAAAGACGGAACTTTATCGCGGCGATATGAAGACGGGTTCTGCGCAGAAGTTCTTGCACTTGAAATCGAATCAGGTGAGTCCCTCTTGGAGTCCGTTTGCAAGCGAAGTGCTCTTTACGAGTGACCGTGGCGGCTCTCCGCAGGTGTATGCGGTAGGGAAGGACGGCACGGACGTGCGCCGCATTACGTACATGGGCCATTACAATGAACGCGCTAGCTGGTCTCCAGAAGGGGATCGCATTGTCTACACATCGATGGACGATGGCAAGATGAACATTTATACGTGCGCTCTCGATGGTACGGATATTATCCAGCTGACCTCGAACGCAGGGAATAACGAACACCCGACTTGGTCGCCCGATGGCAAGCTGATTGCATTTGCCAGTGACCGCGGTGGTAATTATCAAATTTATATTATGCGTAAAGATGGGAGCGGCGTGACTCGCATTACGAACGGTAGCGAAAATACTTCGCCGACTTGGTCCTGGTTCTTTGACGAGAAAAAAGTTAAATAGAGGAGTGAATTATGGGTAAGGTATTTAAACTTGCTTTGATGGGTACTGCTGTTGCGCTCTTCGCTTGGGGCTGCAGCAAGGAAAAGCCGGAAACGGATCCGCAACCGCAAACGGCACCGGAAGCTCCTGCGGATTCTACGTTGAATCTTGATGCGCTTGTCGCAGATACGCTGGATGCGGATTCCTTGGCTCGCTTGGAAGCGGAACGCCTTGAAGCCGAACGTGCGCGCTTGGAAGAATTGATCAACCGCATCATGCTCGAAGATGTTTACTTTGACTATGACCGCTCCGAATTGACCGAAAATGCAAAGCGTTTGCTTGCTCAAGTGGCAGAAATCCTGGTCAACGAAAATCGCTTTATCGTGACGGTTGAAGGCCATACGGATGCTCGCGGCACTGAAGACTACAACATTTCTTTGGGCGCTCGCCGCTCAACCGTGGTGCGCGAATTCTTGATTGCATATGGCGTAGATGCAAACAGGCTCGTTTCGGTGAGCTATGGCAAGGAACGCCCGAAGGTGCAGGGAACTGACGAAACGGCATATTCCAAGAACCGCAGAGCGCATTTCCGCGTGTCCATTGATCAATAGTTTGGGGAGGACTTGATTGTGAATTTGAAGACTTTATCTCTTGGCGTTGTTTTGGCGTCTTTTGTGCTTTCTGGGTGTAGTAGCATTACGATGCTGCGCACAAAAGAAATGCGTGCGGTTGGCGATGATGTCATTGCCAAAAATGATTCGGCGTACAAGGCTCTTTCGGCTGAAAATGCTGCGCTCCGTGCTGAACTCGATAGCGTGAAGGCTCAGCTTGATGCGTCTGCAGTGGCGCAAAAGCGTTTGCAGGCCGAAGTAACCGTGCTTTCGAATCGCATGAGCGAAGAAACGGTCCGCCGCGATACGCGTCAGGAAGAAATCATTTACCGCTTGGATTTGCTCCTCGGCAAGTCTGACAAGATTTTGGCAAAGAAGGTCGTGGTGAACAATGGCGTGGCTAGCGCTGTGATGGAACCGGACGCCAATGCCGAAAAGATGATTGAAGCGGAAACGATGTTCAATGCCGCTCATTCGGATTATCACCGTGGCGAATACAAGCTTGCGTACAACGGCTTTAAGCAGGTCTATGAGCTTGTGAAAAAGGGCGAAATGGCAGAAGGGGCTCTCTACTGGATGTCGCTTTGCTTGATGGAGGCAAATCAGCCGGCAAAGGCAAAGACGCTCCTCACGAATCTTGTGGATTCAAATCCGCAGGGCATGAAGGCTTGCTCTGGTATGTTCAAGCTTGCGACGATT
The DNA window shown above is from Fibrobacter sp. UWB2 and carries:
- a CDS encoding OmpA family protein → MGKVFKLALMGTAVALFAWGCSKEKPETDPQPQTAPEAPADSTLNLDALVADTLDADSLARLEAERLEAERARLEELINRIMLEDVYFDYDRSELTENAKRLLAQVAEILVNENRFIVTVEGHTDARGTEDYNISLGARRSTVVREFLIAYGVDANRLVSVSYGKERPKVQGTDETAYSKNRRAHFRVSIDQ
- a CDS encoding LPP20 family lipoprotein; amino-acid sequence: MKKLIACLALAALFAGCSSNPPQTPQEKSASLLVEMQMQKKNYLKQHIPAGIGIGESANEQLAYEKADQNARVDLAKSIDAQTKALIKNFKEEVSDEIAEHFQSTSKTAVDQRLNGATLNDVKVETTADGKFKVYGVMTLDSDLVSEYIKMLEQQEKKEEAEKIRAAAEKAYAELDEMD
- a CDS encoding endonuclease, which encodes MKVSASAVALILCVFAAFSFAKVDPEAAPRHYNYRDAGKQMRRIYYGELQETIYCGCRYLDKKHVDFSTCNYKPRENPNRKSLERTKRIEWEHIVTAHNMGKHLPCWRDGGRKNCSANDSAFKIMEGDLHNLYPAIGEVNGDRNNFMFSQWTNNPAPMYGECETIVDFKEKKVQPRKEVRGLIARVHFYMEKTYNINISKQDRKLFEAWDKMYPVTERECERDRRIFKVQGDHNPFVFEKCQDSVDK
- a CDS encoding tol-pal system YbgF family protein — translated: MNLKTLSLGVVLASFVLSGCSSITMLRTKEMRAVGDDVIAKNDSAYKALSAENAALRAELDSVKAQLDASAVAQKRLQAEVTVLSNRMSEETVRRDTRQEEIIYRLDLLLGKSDKILAKKVVVNNGVASAVMEPDANAEKMIEAETMFNAAHSDYHRGEYKLAYNGFKQVYELVKKGEMAEGALYWMSLCLMEANQPAKAKTLLTNLVDSNPQGMKACSGMFKLATIYGNECNLDRKKQYLQMILSNNTCASTPELEQAAISLQEMLDFKSPDGRSATEICREQMR
- a CDS encoding energy transducer TonB, with the protein product MKRNRDHIQYFETENDGSLFKIIVCAIVFHLAVVGTLIALNNIDLSKPAEEIPVFEMVQVDEPMKAPAAKTALPEPEPQQAPKVEPPPPQPPEPVPETTPEPEPAPEPTPVKTLEPEAPQVPEEPAPEVKPEEKVEKPKPVEKPVEKPVEKVAKKTVEKKKVEKKPAKKPKDDDFDIDDLNLQKSFEMPSLKAVNPIDMDPLMQVFLERAKAKIMSNFNPPNGLTIDRDAKTTVQFTVERSGAITSVFLKRSSSNSAWDHLSMRAVKISKLPELPPTYKGSSLVLQFNFTPN
- a CDS encoding MotA/TolQ/ExbB proton channel family protein → MNNTVPVLQMITQSDIVTMIILGILAFMSLGSWGIIIVKFFKHKSNLRANAKFFKEFCKLKHFSELQKLCTVSNDSALRLLSVEVLNEVSKFKGKVTYESIQHRSSLLEDAIQRSIEGIRMGEDRYLTFLATSSNLAPFFGLLGTVWGIMIAFFQIGHHGSADLTVVAPGIAMALITTVAGLLVAIPASAGYNYFTSKNGSNETSYYNFGSQVLSLFKRGDMLAVEGVAEEEA
- a CDS encoding folylpolyglutamate synthase/dihydrofolate synthase family protein — its product is MIQNGLEYLNSRLIFGMMPGLASTRKLCEALGNPQKKFKTIHVVGTNGKGSTSYYLSGVLQAHGLKTGLYTSPHLVSMRERIRVNDLPIDDESLDRLIMQVKAAAEETQVEPTFFEVLTIVAFLYYAEQNIDVAVLEAGMGGRLDSTAVADGELIVLTSIGLEHTEVLGSTESAILKEKMGVAGSAQSILSNGRSKTFVLGGLNDDLIAEAKVFAASHGCSCVVPEIRNDIELPNLGQHYIENASLSLKAAELFLNKFDDALALKTLTTRSWAGRMQKLIDANGVTKFILDGAHNSHAVRRLVETLDKYYPNQKFHCVFGALRDKDVGEMLKLMAPHVSAWHITRTPYPRFRELIDLQSELEKLGLNVASAGEFSREYLNEVCANVTDGSPVLITGSLYMIGATVQALKDDFDGLAFFRGMEPTTNEHR
- a CDS encoding biopolymer transporter ExbD; translation: MKRSRRKDLKQELNLTNMIDIVFAILIVFILCAPLMSQGVKVNLPQVKAPTMEQQKLLKVSITKNLEIFIADMQVDMESFESIFKSLWNGEMAVVINSDEAVSYGFVMKVVTQVQKLGVTKLGFLTMTPKDELVNEKK
- a CDS encoding PD40 domain-containing protein, giving the protein MNKIKLLFVFVAMALAAPAFAAIDTIAVDVGISVFQTMPIGVVPFEEEGTIKWANEAPHLILTRDANLSGRFEAVNSDKFDLVLFSKKRARQYVTGTATKLSNGKIKLDCYLYAAETKDVLLGESYTVKPYDVRQAVHSFFDKVVYRLFGERGVASTKLAYVSKIDGVKQVVISDYDGFSRRQITRDSSINMMPVWQKGNKGLVYVNFRKQRPNLYAITFGGKETPLFTQFKQTFSPAVNPKTGELLFSVTEGAKTELYRGDMKTGSAQKFLHLKSNQVSPSWSPFASEVLFTSDRGGSPQVYAVGKDGTDVRRITYMGHYNERASWSPEGDRIVYTSMDDGKMNIYTCALDGTDIIQLTSNAGNNEHPTWSPDGKLIAFASDRGGNYQIYIMRKDGSGVTRITNGSENTSPTWSWFFDEKKVK